A genomic stretch from Etheostoma cragini isolate CJK2018 chromosome 8, CSU_Ecrag_1.0, whole genome shotgun sequence includes:
- the ska1 gene encoding spindle and kinetochore-associated protein 1 — MNELEDVSLHIQDRISSLHRMLDLSAVELPQNKMKKLGQELFVLEGLLEDFEKCVGQQREQLKHLKELEKSLQKDLEDVQHIKDNVPAHMPRKKEPANGSQPVKNQREGVDVPPAQPENVKKTNRSVIRELELITMPEFQSIPQYMKGRASYEQLNAAVQSINTATAAKYKIFRQPLKTLNNHTRKLHQRFKDQETKETKGHYFVVEDDIREFTQMKVDKRFQGILNMLRHCQRLRELRGGGVVRYMLL, encoded by the exons ATGAATGAGCTGGAAGATGTCAGCCTTCACATCCAGGACAGGATCTCCTCCTTACATCGCATGCTGGATCTGTCTGCTGTTG AATTGCCTCAAAATAAGATGAAGAAGCTTGGACAAGAACTCTTTGTACTGGAGGGACTTCTGGAGGACTTTGAGAAGTGTGTTGGTCAACAGAGAGAGCAGCTGAAGCATCTGAAG GAACTTGAGAAGTCTCTCCAGAAGGATTTGGAGGACGTCCAGCACATTAAGGACAACGTACCTGCACACATGCCCCGGAAGAAAGAGCCAGCAAA TGGAAGTCAGCCTGTGAAGAACCAGAGAGAAGGTGTAGATGTTCCGCCAGCCCAGCCGGAAAATGTCAAGAAGACCAACAGGAGCGTCATCAGAGAGCTGGAGCTCATCACTATGCCAGAGTTTCAGAGCATCCCTCA GTACATGAAAGGACGTGCATCGTATGAACAACTTAATGCCGCGGTGCAGAGCATTAACACAGCGACAGCAGCCAAGTACAAGATCTTCCGTCAGCCGCTGAAAACTCTCAACAATCACACACGCAAGCTGCACCAGCGCTTCAAGGACCAggagacaaaagagacaaaag GTCACTATTTTGTGGTGGAGGATGACATTCGTGAATTTACTCAGATGAAGGTGGACAAACGATTTCAAGGGATTCTGAACATGCTGCGGCACTGCCAGCGGCTTCGGGAGCTTCGAGGGGGGGGCGTCGTCCGATACATGTTGTTATGA